Genomic window (Dolosigranulum savutiense):
GTATACTGATCCGAGTACGGTAACTTATGAGATTGAAGGAGCCGACGAAATAACAGATCAAGCAGAAGTAGAGCAAGCAATAACAGTTATTAAAGAGAATTTAGCAGCCGCACAAGATAGAGATATTGAGCGCTATGTAGCGACAATTGTGTCGGGTGCACGAGCAGATACTCGCAAAGAGTTGATCCCATTTTTCGATGCCTATGAGTTAGAACATACAATTTTGGGTATAAAAGTAGCTGATCAACAGCCAGAACAGATGCTGATTAAAGTGTTGTTGCAAACAGTCGCAATTGATCAAGCACCAGAGACAGATCATTACCGCGATCATGTGTCAGAAACCAATTATACATTGGTGAAAGAGAATCAAAACTGGCTGATTGCTGAAAGTCAAGTGACTGAAAATGAGTTTATTAAGCAAAAGCAGTAACCCCTTTCTTTAAATAACAACCGATTCGTAGTATAATTAAATGGTAGAATTTATATAAAGAGAGCTAGGAGCGAAATAATGAGTACGCAAGGAAAAAAAGGACCGGGTAAGTTCACTACATTTTTAACGAATATAGGGGGATGGATTGCTGATGCCTTCTTATTACATATTTATGTTCTGTTCGGTACAATAAAAGGCGGAGTAATTTTAGGCTTATTCCCTGCACTGACAGCGGGCGTAAAAGTGTTATTATCTTGGATTTTGGATCCTTACGCCAAGCATGAGAATTTCAAAGTATTTCATCAGTCATGGCAAAAAAATTTCAAATTAGCTAATTTGGTAGGTTATACGGTGGCGGTGCTATATACATTCTTAGGAATTGATTGGTATGTGAATAAGATGCACATTGAATCAGTGGGCTTAGGCTATGCCTTAATTGCTGTTATGGTCGGAGTTGTGTTTTTGACAAGTTATATCTTTACTATTATGTCTAGCTTCGATGTGAGTTATAAGGAAACGTTGAAGCAGTCATTTTTCTTAAGTTTAGCGACACCTATGCATACGCTGGCGGGACTATTTGGTTTATTTGCGGTGTATCATATCATTTATGCGTTTCCATTTATTGGGGTGTTTTTTGGTTTCACATTATTTTTACTACCGTTAGCGTGGTTCAATCATACAGGATTCAATCGGGTCGAACAGTATAAGCGGGATAATTTATAAAACTAGGAGGGAAGAAGCATGACGCGAAAGAAACAACCCAGTGTTTTGAAGAGATATATGTTATCTTATATTTTTGTGTTCTCTATTCCCTTAATTTTATTAGTGTTTTTGATTAATACAATTTATATTCAAAATATTCGAGAGGATATTACGCAACTTAATGAAACCTATCTGACACAATTAGATGCTGAATTGGATCGAACATTTGATGATTTGCATAGTATGCGTGATTTTATTAATCATGAAAATAGTTTTCCAGCCGGTGCAGTTTATATG
Coding sequences:
- a CDS encoding DUF624 domain-containing protein translates to MSTQGKKGPGKFTTFLTNIGGWIADAFLLHIYVLFGTIKGGVILGLFPALTAGVKVLLSWILDPYAKHENFKVFHQSWQKNFKLANLVGYTVAVLYTFLGIDWYVNKMHIESVGLGYALIAVMVGVVFLTSYIFTIMSSFDVSYKETLKQSFFLSLATPMHTLAGLFGLFAVYHIIYAFPFIGVFFGFTLFLLPLAWFNHTGFNRVEQYKRDNL